In Papaver somniferum cultivar HN1 unplaced genomic scaffold, ASM357369v1 unplaced-scaffold_80, whole genome shotgun sequence, the following proteins share a genomic window:
- the LOC113344974 gene encoding wall-associated receptor kinase-like 9 yields MANKQNLLIVVAVPLGIGVSIIVTALLGMGYWLYNEFQKRKQDKLKQNHFARNGGLLLKQKVNSSDGRVEKAAKIFEHEELEKATNNFNPSRIIGKGGHGTVYKGMLPGGEIVAIKKSRLVDETQIDQFINEVVILSQINQRHIVKLLGCCMETEVPLLVYEFVSNGTLSYHLRAEEGDNASLSWKDRVRIASEIAGALAYLHLDASAPIFPRDIKSANILLDENYKAKVSDFGNSRSIPVDKTHLTTLVRGTFGYLDPEYFHSSQFTDKSDVYSFGIVLAELLTGERAISQIRHEEEESLAFYLINSMKESRLFGILDSRICNKATEDDVMVVAELATRCLKYVGKKRPDMKEVALSLSWLHEKLSRDGVLKLQETEANSDNGSVLIFPFLDS; encoded by the exons ATGGCTAACAAACAAAACCTTCTAATCGTTGTGGCTGTACCATTGG GTATTGGAGTAAGCATAATTGTTACAGCTTTACTCGGAATGGGCTATTGGTTATACAATGAATTTCAGAAGAGAAAGCAAGATAAATTGAAGCAGAACCACTTTGCAAGAAATGGTGGGTTGTTGTTAAAGCAAAAGGTCAATTCAAGTGATGGTAGAGTTGAAAAGGCAGCAAAAATCTTTGaacatgaagagttagagaaggCGACAAATAACTTCAACCCAAGTAGAATTATAGGCAAAGGTGGCCATGGTACCGTTTATAAAGGCATGCTACCAGGTGGTGAAATAGTAGCCATTAAGAAATCTAGACTAGTGGATGAAACTCAAATTgatcagttcattaatgaagtcgTTATTCTCTCACAAATCAACCAGAGACACATTGTGAAACTATTAGGTTGTTGTATGGAAACCGAAGTTCCCTTGTTGGTTTATGAGTTTGTCTCTAACGGAACACTCTCATACCATCTACGTGCAGAGGAGGGAGATAATGCATCACTTTCATGGAAGGATCGCGTAAGGATTGCATCTGAGATAGCTGGAGCACTGGCATACTTACATTTGGATGCTTCTGCGCCAATCTTTCCCAGGGACATAAAATCTGCCAACATACTGTTAGATGAGAACTACAAGGCAAAAGTCTCGGACTTCGGAAATTCTAGATCGATACCTGTAGATAAAACCCACTTAACCACACTCGTGAGAGGGACCTTTGGTTACTTAGACCCCGAATACTTCCATTCAAGCCAATTCACTGACAAAAGTGATGTCTACAGCTTCGGAATAGTTCTTGCGGAGCTCTTAACGGGAGAAAGGGCAATTTCTCAAATCAGACACGAAGAAGAGGAGAGTTTGGCATTTTATCTCATAAATTCAATGAAAGAAAGTCGCTTGTTTGGGATATTAGATTCTAGAATTTGTAATAAAGCCACCGAAGATGATGTTATGGTTGTTGCAGAACTAGCAACAAGATGCTTGAAATACGTTGGAAAGAAAAGGCCTGACATGAAAGAAGTGGCTCTTTCTTTAAGCTGGCTGCATGAGAAACTTTcaagagatggagtattgaagcTTCAAGAGACAGAAGCCAATTCAGACAATGGTTCAGTACTGATCTTCCCATTCTTGGACTCATAA